A single Callithrix jacchus isolate 240 chromosome 4, calJac240_pri, whole genome shotgun sequence DNA region contains:
- the TULP1 gene encoding tubby-related protein 1 isoform X3 translates to MPLQNETLREVWASDSGHEEESLSPEAQRRPKQRPAPAQRLRKKRTEGPESPCPTGSKPRKPGAGRRGRPREEPSPDPAEARAPQTVYARFLRDPEAKKRDPRETFLVARAPDAEDEEEEEEEEEDEDDEEKEAEEKKKKILLPPKKPLKEKSSADLKERRAKAQGLRGDLESPDPTPKPLRTRNKEAPAGEGTKIRKAKKKGTPKGERKEEEEEDKAATVTKNSNQKGKAKGKGKKKEERAPSPPVEVDDPQEFVLQPAPQGRTVRCRLTRDKKGMDRGMYPSYFLHLDTEKKVFLLAGRKRKRSKTANYLISSDPTNLSRGGENFIGKLRSNLLGNRFTVFDNGQNPQRGYGTNVASLRQELAAVIYETNVLGFRGPRRMTVIIPGMSAENERVPIRPRNASDGLLVRWQNKTLESLIELHNKPPVWNDDSGSYTLNFQGRVTQASVKNFQIVHADDLRPRGGGRLHPRLPVSAVRPAGLRHRPLQFRREAGLRVTPAAPQRPQSPSAWGKDSVEACRVPPAKPPRKTAPVSGLTRHCLSVTSVRSPAWHWPRPEEPGRTASRTEMKNIWSWSRTSGLGARLRCGAPLLPRPVTSCPGAVVSVVLTSPLPGTALGLRGAGAG, encoded by the exons ATGCCTCTGCAGAACGAAACCCTCCGAGAGGTGTGGGCCTCTGACAG TGGGCATGAAGAAGAAAGCCTGAGCCCGGAGGCCCAGCGGCGCCCGAAGCAG CGACCCGCCCCGGCACAGAGGCTAAGGAAGAAGAGGACAGAGGGCCCCGAATCCCCCTGCCCCACGGGATCCAAGCCCCGGAAGCCCGGAG CTGGGCGAAGGGGGAGGCCGCGGGAGGAGCCTTCCCCAGACCCAGCCGAAGCCCGGGCGCCGCAGACGGTCTACGCCAGGTTCCTCAGGGACCCCGAGGCCAAGAAGCGAGACCCCCGGGAAACCTTTCTGGTAGCCCGTGCCCCAGACGCGGAGGATG aggaggaggaggaggaggaggaagaggatgaggatgatgaggaaaaggaggcagaggaaaagaaaaagaaaatccttctgcctcccaagAAGCCTCTGAAAGAGAAGAGCTCCGCAGACCTGAAGGAGAGGAGGGCCAAGGCCCAGGGCCTAAGGG GAGACCTGGAAAGCCCTGACCCCACACCGAAACCTCTGCGCACCAGGAATAAAGAAGCCCCAGCAGGGGAGGGGACCAAGATAAGAAAGGCCAAGAAGAAAG GCACTCCCAAAGgcgagagaaaggaggaagaagaggaggacaaGGCAGCTACCGTGACAAAGAACAGCAATCAAAAGGGCAAAGCcaaaggaaaaggcaaaaag AAGGAGGAGAGGGCACCGTCTCCCCCCGTGGAAGTAGACGATCCCCAGGAGTTTGTGCTCCAGCCTGCCCCCCAGGGCCGCACGGTGCGCTGCCGGCTGACCCGGGACAAGAAGGGCATGGATCGAGGCATGTATCCCTCCTACTTCCTGCACCTGGACACGGAGAAGAAG GTGTTCCTTTTGGCTGGCAGGAAACGAAAACGAAGCAAGACAGCCAATTACCTCATCTCCAGCGACCCTACCAACCTGTCCAGAGGCGGGGAGAATTTcatcgggaagctgag GTCCAATCTCCTGGGGAACCGCTTCACTGTCTTTGACAATGGGCAGAACCCACAGCGTGGGTACGGCACTAACGTGGCGAGCCTTCGGCAGGAGCTGGCAGCTGTGATCTAT GAAACCAATGTGCTGGGCTTCCGAGGCCCCAGGCGCATGACAGTCATCATTCCTGGCATGAGTGCGGAGAACGAGAGGGTCCCCATCCGGCCCCGAAAT GCTAGCGACGGCCTGCTGGTGCGCTGGCAGAACAAGACACTGGAGAGCCTCATCGAACTGCACAACAAGCCACCTGTCTGGAACGACGACAGCGGATCCTACACCCTCAACTTCCAAGGCCGGGTCACCCAGGCCTCAGTCAAGAACTTCCAGATTGTCCACGCTGATGACC TTCGGCCGCGTGGCGGAGGACGCCTTCACCCTAGACTACCGGTATCCGCTGTGCGCCCTGCAGGCCTTCGCCATCGCCCTCTCCAGTTTCGACGGGAAGCTGGCCTGCGAGTGACCCCAGCAGCCCCTCAGCGCCCCCAGAGCCCGTCTGCGTGGGGAAAGGATTCAGTGGAGGCTTGCAGGGTCCCTCCAGCGAAGCCCCCACGGAAGACTGCTCCTGTGTCGGGGCTGACCCGTCACTGCCTCTCAGTGACCTCCGTCCGCTCCCCAGCCTGGCACTGGCCGAGACCGGAGGAGCCCGGACGGACGGCGAGTAGGACGGAGATGAAGAACATCTGGAGCTGGAGCCGCACATCTGGTCTCGGAGCTCGCCTGCGCTGCGGCGCCCCCCTCCTCCCGCGCCCAGTCACTTCCTGTCCGGGAGCAGTAGTCAGTGTTGTTTTAACCTCCCCTCTCCCCGGGACCGCGCTAGGGCTCCGAGGAGCTGGGGCAGGCTAG
- the TULP1 gene encoding tubby-related protein 1 isoform X1, giving the protein MPLQNETLREVWASDSGHEEESLSPEAQRRPKQRPAPAQRLRKKRTEGPESPCPTGSKPRKPGAGRRGRPREEPSPDPAEARAPQTVYARFLRDPEAKKRDPRETFLVARAPDAEDEEEEEEEEEDEDDEEKEAEEKKKKILLPPKKPLKEKSSADLKERRAKAQGLRGDLESPDPTPKPLRTRNKEAPAGEGTKIRKAKKKGSGEADKDPSGSPASARKSPAALFLVGEGSPAKKALKKKGTPKGERKEEEEEDKAATVTKNSNQKGKAKGKGKKKEERAPSPPVEVDDPQEFVLQPAPQGRTVRCRLTRDKKGMDRGMYPSYFLHLDTEKKVFLLAGRKRKRSKTANYLISSDPTNLSRGGENFIGKLRSNLLGNRFTVFDNGQNPQRGYGTNVASLRQELAAVIYETNVLGFRGPRRMTVIIPGMSAENERVPIRPRNASDGLLVRWQNKTLESLIELHNKPPVWNDDSGSYTLNFQGRVTQASVKNFQIVHADDLRPRGGGRLHPRLPVSAVRPAGLRHRPLQFRREAGLRVTPAAPQRPQSPSAWGKDSVEACRVPPAKPPRKTAPVSGLTRHCLSVTSVRSPAWHWPRPEEPGRTASRTEMKNIWSWSRTSGLGARLRCGAPLLPRPVTSCPGAVVSVVLTSPLPGTALGLRGAGAG; this is encoded by the exons ATGCCTCTGCAGAACGAAACCCTCCGAGAGGTGTGGGCCTCTGACAG TGGGCATGAAGAAGAAAGCCTGAGCCCGGAGGCCCAGCGGCGCCCGAAGCAG CGACCCGCCCCGGCACAGAGGCTAAGGAAGAAGAGGACAGAGGGCCCCGAATCCCCCTGCCCCACGGGATCCAAGCCCCGGAAGCCCGGAG CTGGGCGAAGGGGGAGGCCGCGGGAGGAGCCTTCCCCAGACCCAGCCGAAGCCCGGGCGCCGCAGACGGTCTACGCCAGGTTCCTCAGGGACCCCGAGGCCAAGAAGCGAGACCCCCGGGAAACCTTTCTGGTAGCCCGTGCCCCAGACGCGGAGGATG aggaggaggaggaggaggaggaagaggatgaggatgatgaggaaaaggaggcagaggaaaagaaaaagaaaatccttctgcctcccaagAAGCCTCTGAAAGAGAAGAGCTCCGCAGACCTGAAGGAGAGGAGGGCCAAGGCCCAGGGCCTAAGGG GAGACCTGGAAAGCCCTGACCCCACACCGAAACCTCTGCGCACCAGGAATAAAGAAGCCCCAGCAGGGGAGGGGACCAAGATAAGAAAGGCCAAGAAGAAAG GGTCCGGGGAGGCAGACAAGGACCCCTCAGGGAGCCCAGCCAGTGCCAGAAAGAGCCCAGCAGCCCTGTTTCTGGTTGGGGAAGGCAGTCCTGCCAAGAAAGCTCTGAAGAAGAAAG GCACTCCCAAAGgcgagagaaaggaggaagaagaggaggacaaGGCAGCTACCGTGACAAAGAACAGCAATCAAAAGGGCAAAGCcaaaggaaaaggcaaaaag AAGGAGGAGAGGGCACCGTCTCCCCCCGTGGAAGTAGACGATCCCCAGGAGTTTGTGCTCCAGCCTGCCCCCCAGGGCCGCACGGTGCGCTGCCGGCTGACCCGGGACAAGAAGGGCATGGATCGAGGCATGTATCCCTCCTACTTCCTGCACCTGGACACGGAGAAGAAG GTGTTCCTTTTGGCTGGCAGGAAACGAAAACGAAGCAAGACAGCCAATTACCTCATCTCCAGCGACCCTACCAACCTGTCCAGAGGCGGGGAGAATTTcatcgggaagctgag GTCCAATCTCCTGGGGAACCGCTTCACTGTCTTTGACAATGGGCAGAACCCACAGCGTGGGTACGGCACTAACGTGGCGAGCCTTCGGCAGGAGCTGGCAGCTGTGATCTAT GAAACCAATGTGCTGGGCTTCCGAGGCCCCAGGCGCATGACAGTCATCATTCCTGGCATGAGTGCGGAGAACGAGAGGGTCCCCATCCGGCCCCGAAAT GCTAGCGACGGCCTGCTGGTGCGCTGGCAGAACAAGACACTGGAGAGCCTCATCGAACTGCACAACAAGCCACCTGTCTGGAACGACGACAGCGGATCCTACACCCTCAACTTCCAAGGCCGGGTCACCCAGGCCTCAGTCAAGAACTTCCAGATTGTCCACGCTGATGACC TTCGGCCGCGTGGCGGAGGACGCCTTCACCCTAGACTACCGGTATCCGCTGTGCGCCCTGCAGGCCTTCGCCATCGCCCTCTCCAGTTTCGACGGGAAGCTGGCCTGCGAGTGACCCCAGCAGCCCCTCAGCGCCCCCAGAGCCCGTCTGCGTGGGGAAAGGATTCAGTGGAGGCTTGCAGGGTCCCTCCAGCGAAGCCCCCACGGAAGACTGCTCCTGTGTCGGGGCTGACCCGTCACTGCCTCTCAGTGACCTCCGTCCGCTCCCCAGCCTGGCACTGGCCGAGACCGGAGGAGCCCGGACGGACGGCGAGTAGGACGGAGATGAAGAACATCTGGAGCTGGAGCCGCACATCTGGTCTCGGAGCTCGCCTGCGCTGCGGCGCCCCCCTCCTCCCGCGCCCAGTCACTTCCTGTCCGGGAGCAGTAGTCAGTGTTGTTTTAACCTCCCCTCTCCCCGGGACCGCGCTAGGGCTCCGAGGAGCTGGGGCAGGCTAG
- the TULP1 gene encoding tubby-related protein 1 isoform X2, with amino-acid sequence MPLQNETLREVWASDSGHEEESLSPEAQRRPKQRPAPAQRLRKKRTEGPESPCPTGSKPRKPGAGRRGRPREEPSPDPAEARAPQTVYARFLRDPEAKKRDPRETFLVARAPDAEDEEEEEEEEEDEDDEEKEAEEKKKKILLPPKKPLKEKSSADLKERRAKAQGLRGDLESPDPTPKPLRTRNKEAPAGEGTKIRKAKKKGSGEADKDPSGSPASARKSPAALFLVGEGSPAKKALKKKGTPKGERKEEEEEDKAATVTKNSNQKGKAKGKGKKKEERAPSPPVEVDDPQEFVLQPAPQGRTVRCRLTRDKKGMDRGMYPSYFLHLDTEKKVFLLAGRKRKRSKTANYLISSDPTNLSRGGENFIGKLRSNLLGNRFTVFDNGQNPQRGYGTNVASLRQELAAVIYETNVLGFRGPRRMTVIIPGMSAENERVPIRPRNASDGLLVRWQNKTLESLIELHNKPPVWNDDSGSYTLNFQGRVTQASVKNFQIVHADDRLRHRPLQFRREAGLRVTPAAPQRPQSPSAWGKDSVEACRVPPAKPPRKTAPVSGLTRHCLSVTSVRSPAWHWPRPEEPGRTASRTEMKNIWSWSRTSGLGARLRCGAPLLPRPVTSCPGAVVSVVLTSPLPGTALGLRGAGAG; translated from the exons ATGCCTCTGCAGAACGAAACCCTCCGAGAGGTGTGGGCCTCTGACAG TGGGCATGAAGAAGAAAGCCTGAGCCCGGAGGCCCAGCGGCGCCCGAAGCAG CGACCCGCCCCGGCACAGAGGCTAAGGAAGAAGAGGACAGAGGGCCCCGAATCCCCCTGCCCCACGGGATCCAAGCCCCGGAAGCCCGGAG CTGGGCGAAGGGGGAGGCCGCGGGAGGAGCCTTCCCCAGACCCAGCCGAAGCCCGGGCGCCGCAGACGGTCTACGCCAGGTTCCTCAGGGACCCCGAGGCCAAGAAGCGAGACCCCCGGGAAACCTTTCTGGTAGCCCGTGCCCCAGACGCGGAGGATG aggaggaggaggaggaggaggaagaggatgaggatgatgaggaaaaggaggcagaggaaaagaaaaagaaaatccttctgcctcccaagAAGCCTCTGAAAGAGAAGAGCTCCGCAGACCTGAAGGAGAGGAGGGCCAAGGCCCAGGGCCTAAGGG GAGACCTGGAAAGCCCTGACCCCACACCGAAACCTCTGCGCACCAGGAATAAAGAAGCCCCAGCAGGGGAGGGGACCAAGATAAGAAAGGCCAAGAAGAAAG GGTCCGGGGAGGCAGACAAGGACCCCTCAGGGAGCCCAGCCAGTGCCAGAAAGAGCCCAGCAGCCCTGTTTCTGGTTGGGGAAGGCAGTCCTGCCAAGAAAGCTCTGAAGAAGAAAG GCACTCCCAAAGgcgagagaaaggaggaagaagaggaggacaaGGCAGCTACCGTGACAAAGAACAGCAATCAAAAGGGCAAAGCcaaaggaaaaggcaaaaag AAGGAGGAGAGGGCACCGTCTCCCCCCGTGGAAGTAGACGATCCCCAGGAGTTTGTGCTCCAGCCTGCCCCCCAGGGCCGCACGGTGCGCTGCCGGCTGACCCGGGACAAGAAGGGCATGGATCGAGGCATGTATCCCTCCTACTTCCTGCACCTGGACACGGAGAAGAAG GTGTTCCTTTTGGCTGGCAGGAAACGAAAACGAAGCAAGACAGCCAATTACCTCATCTCCAGCGACCCTACCAACCTGTCCAGAGGCGGGGAGAATTTcatcgggaagctgag GTCCAATCTCCTGGGGAACCGCTTCACTGTCTTTGACAATGGGCAGAACCCACAGCGTGGGTACGGCACTAACGTGGCGAGCCTTCGGCAGGAGCTGGCAGCTGTGATCTAT GAAACCAATGTGCTGGGCTTCCGAGGCCCCAGGCGCATGACAGTCATCATTCCTGGCATGAGTGCGGAGAACGAGAGGGTCCCCATCCGGCCCCGAAAT GCTAGCGACGGCCTGCTGGTGCGCTGGCAGAACAAGACACTGGAGAGCCTCATCGAACTGCACAACAAGCCACCTGTCTGGAACGACGACAGCGGATCCTACACCCTCAACTTCCAAGGCCGGGTCACCCAGGCCTCAGTCAAGAACTTCCAGATTGTCCACGCTGATGACC GCCTTCGCCATCGCCCTCTCCAGTTTCGACGGGAAGCTGGCCTGCGAGTGACCCCAGCAGCCCCTCAGCGCCCCCAGAGCCCGTCTGCGTGGGGAAAGGATTCAGTGGAGGCTTGCAGGGTCCCTCCAGCGAAGCCCCCACGGAAGACTGCTCCTGTGTCGGGGCTGACCCGTCACTGCCTCTCAGTGACCTCCGTCCGCTCCCCAGCCTGGCACTGGCCGAGACCGGAGGAGCCCGGACGGACGGCGAGTAGGACGGAGATGAAGAACATCTGGAGCTGGAGCCGCACATCTGGTCTCGGAGCTCGCCTGCGCTGCGGCGCCCCCCTCCTCCCGCGCCCAGTCACTTCCTGTCCGGGAGCAGTAGTCAGTGTTGTTTTAACCTCCCCTCTCCCCGGGACCGCGCTAGGGCTCCGAGGAGCTGGGGCAGGCTAG
- the TULP1 gene encoding tubby-related protein 1 isoform X4 produces the protein MPLQNETLREVWASDSGHEEESLSPEAQRRPKQRPAPAQRLRKKRTEGPESPCPTGSKPRKPGAGRRGRPREEPSPDPAEARAPQTVYARFLRDPEAKKRDPRETFLVARAPDAEDEEEEEEEEEDEDDEEKEAEEKKKKILLPPKKPLKEKSSADLKERRAKAQGLRGDLESPDPTPKPLRTRNKEAPAGEGTKIRKAKKKGSGEADKDPSGSPASARKSPAALFLVGEGSPAKKALKKKGTPKGERKEEEEEDKAATVTKNSNQKGKAKGKGKKKEERAPSPPVEVDDPQEFVLQPAPQGRTVRCRLTRDKKGMDRGMYPSYFLHLDTEKKVFLLAGRKRKRSKTANYLISSDPTNLSRGGENFIGKLRSNLLGNRFTVFDNGQNPQRGYGTNVASLRQELAAVIYETNVLGFRGPRRMTVIIPGMSAENERVPIRPRNASDGLLVRWQNKTLESLIELHNKPPVWNDDSGSYTLNFQGRVTQASVKNFQIVHADDPDYIVLQFGRVAEDAFTLDYRYPLCALQAFAIALSSFDGKLACE, from the exons ATGCCTCTGCAGAACGAAACCCTCCGAGAGGTGTGGGCCTCTGACAG TGGGCATGAAGAAGAAAGCCTGAGCCCGGAGGCCCAGCGGCGCCCGAAGCAG CGACCCGCCCCGGCACAGAGGCTAAGGAAGAAGAGGACAGAGGGCCCCGAATCCCCCTGCCCCACGGGATCCAAGCCCCGGAAGCCCGGAG CTGGGCGAAGGGGGAGGCCGCGGGAGGAGCCTTCCCCAGACCCAGCCGAAGCCCGGGCGCCGCAGACGGTCTACGCCAGGTTCCTCAGGGACCCCGAGGCCAAGAAGCGAGACCCCCGGGAAACCTTTCTGGTAGCCCGTGCCCCAGACGCGGAGGATG aggaggaggaggaggaggaggaagaggatgaggatgatgaggaaaaggaggcagaggaaaagaaaaagaaaatccttctgcctcccaagAAGCCTCTGAAAGAGAAGAGCTCCGCAGACCTGAAGGAGAGGAGGGCCAAGGCCCAGGGCCTAAGGG GAGACCTGGAAAGCCCTGACCCCACACCGAAACCTCTGCGCACCAGGAATAAAGAAGCCCCAGCAGGGGAGGGGACCAAGATAAGAAAGGCCAAGAAGAAAG GGTCCGGGGAGGCAGACAAGGACCCCTCAGGGAGCCCAGCCAGTGCCAGAAAGAGCCCAGCAGCCCTGTTTCTGGTTGGGGAAGGCAGTCCTGCCAAGAAAGCTCTGAAGAAGAAAG GCACTCCCAAAGgcgagagaaaggaggaagaagaggaggacaaGGCAGCTACCGTGACAAAGAACAGCAATCAAAAGGGCAAAGCcaaaggaaaaggcaaaaag AAGGAGGAGAGGGCACCGTCTCCCCCCGTGGAAGTAGACGATCCCCAGGAGTTTGTGCTCCAGCCTGCCCCCCAGGGCCGCACGGTGCGCTGCCGGCTGACCCGGGACAAGAAGGGCATGGATCGAGGCATGTATCCCTCCTACTTCCTGCACCTGGACACGGAGAAGAAG GTGTTCCTTTTGGCTGGCAGGAAACGAAAACGAAGCAAGACAGCCAATTACCTCATCTCCAGCGACCCTACCAACCTGTCCAGAGGCGGGGAGAATTTcatcgggaagctgag GTCCAATCTCCTGGGGAACCGCTTCACTGTCTTTGACAATGGGCAGAACCCACAGCGTGGGTACGGCACTAACGTGGCGAGCCTTCGGCAGGAGCTGGCAGCTGTGATCTAT GAAACCAATGTGCTGGGCTTCCGAGGCCCCAGGCGCATGACAGTCATCATTCCTGGCATGAGTGCGGAGAACGAGAGGGTCCCCATCCGGCCCCGAAAT GCTAGCGACGGCCTGCTGGTGCGCTGGCAGAACAAGACACTGGAGAGCCTCATCGAACTGCACAACAAGCCACCTGTCTGGAACGACGACAGCGGATCCTACACCCTCAACTTCCAAGGCCGGGTCACCCAGGCCTCAGTCAAGAACTTCCAGATTGTCCACGCTGATGACC CTGACTATATCGTGCTGCAGTTCGGCCGCGTGGCGGAGGACGCCTTCACCCTAGACTACCGGTATCCGCTGTGCGCCCTGCAGGCCTTCGCCATCGCCCTCTCCAGTTTCGACGGGAAGCTGGCCTGCGAGTGA